The following nucleotide sequence is from Bos taurus isolate L1 Dominette 01449 registration number 42190680 breed Hereford chromosome 3, ARS-UCD2.0, whole genome shotgun sequence.
TTGTAGTTTACTCAGGAAGTGGAGGATAAGTAACAATTGCCCAGCTGATAGAAACCCGTCCCCAGGTGACAGACACAGAATACAGGGAGACAGTCCCATGATGGTGCCCAGGAGGAGAGCTGTTGCTCTTCCCTCTGAAGTGCTGTGATGCTTTCTCAGTTGTCCTCCCAGAGGAAAGTGGCGCAGCAGCCTCAGGAAGGCAATATCTCTGGCTGTGAGGAGTCATCACAGGCATATTGCCAGCTGAAGGGTGGAGAAGCTTCTTCTGTATCCATGATAGGCTTTAAAGAGAAGATGAAGGTGGAGCTGTGGAGCTAGGTGAGTCAACTGTCCTCATCCTTTCCTGATCCAGATAAAAGCTGATGCTTCTACTTGCTTTTGGGTGGGCACTTCTGCTGGCATTGTTGGGGAGGTGGCACAGGAGGGCATTTCTGCTGGCACTTTGGAGGTGGGCAAGGCTCAGGGCACTTTGGAGGTGGACAGGGCTCAGGGCACTTTGGAGGTGGGCAAGGCTCAGGGCACTTGGGAGGGCACACTACTGGAGGTGGCTGGCAGGGCTgcttgcactgctgctgctgataagaCATCTTTCTGGAATCTTAGAATCTGAAAGAAATTACATAACAGTGTTCACAACAAGGAACTCCTACAGAGGGACGTGGCAAAAATTGTGTAATACCATCAGACAGAACCTCTCCAATCTCCAATGCCCTTTAAACTCTTCAACTTCTTTTAACAAATTTCTGGCTACTCCCTCCTTAGAAAATTGCTTCATTAGCCGAGAGAAAGTCTTCACTTTATcatacaatgttttaaaaaaatagttttgtttaaaACACAcgtgatgttttgttttgttttattttgttttcaggaAAACAGCATTTTCAGGAAAAGCCATCACAAGTTCTAAAATCCTGGGCAAGCTCACAAGCAATTCTTATCTTTATTATCTCTCATGAGGTCCCAACAGGATAACTTGTGTACAGCACAAAGGGTCATCAGGAGGGACACAGGACCTCATACCTTTTAAGATAAATGCTTCTGAAATTACAGCAGAAGGACACCAGGAAgatgcaaaaacagaaaaaatacttttttgtttcccttttcaTGTCAAAGATTTCCTATTAATTTACAGTTCAATAGGGTAATTCAAAGTATGTACCAGAAACTTAATAAATACAGTATACCACTGTGCCCAAATTCC
It contains:
- the LOC100848648 gene encoding small proline-rich protein 2E-like, translating into MSYQQQQCKQPCQPPPVVCPPKCPEPCPPPKCPEPCPPPKCPEPCPPPKCQQKCPPVPPPQQCQQKCPPKSK